From the Cohaesibacter sp. ES.047 genome, the window CGCAAGCAGTTCATTTCCGTGATTGTCGCTCCTGACCTCAGAAGCGCGGTATTGGCTGCCTGCAGGTCTTCCAGAGAAAGTCCTTCAGCTGGCAAGGTCATTAGTGAAGACCCTCCACCAGAGATCAGACAAAGCACGAAGTCATCCGCTGTTAACCCGGAAACCAGCTCACGAATACGCTGCGATGCCGTTTGACCAGCTTCGTCAGGAACCGGATGGCTCGCCTCAACGATTTCGATCTTTTCGCATGGGACAGAATATCCATATCTCGTAATCACAAGCCCTTCGAGCGGACCTTTCCAGGTTTCCTCGACAGCGCGAGCCATTGCCGCCGAAGCCTTGCCCGCACCGATGACAATAAAGCGTCCGCGAGGGGTCTCTGAAGGCATGTGTTTCGGCACACAAATGTTCGGCTGGGCAGAAGCTACCGCAGCATCGAACATCTGCCGTAAAAGGGTTTGAGGATCAATCATCAGGCAACTTCGTGGCTAGCCATAAGCTCAAGCGCTTTAACCAAAGCAGAGTGATCCCAGGAAGAGCCGCCATGGGCCGCACAGGCATTAAACAATTCCTGGGCTGTCGCGGTATTTGGAAGGCTCATTTGCATCGCCCGAGCACTGGAAAGCGCAAGATTCAGGTCTTTTTGATGCAGCTCTATACGAAACCCTGGTTCAAAGGTGCGATCAATCATGCGCTTTCCATGGATTTCCAGGATTTTAGAAGAAGCAAATCCTCCCATGAGAGCATCACGAACCTTGGCAGGATCAGCTCCAGCCTTTGAAGCAAAGAGAAGCGCCTCGGCGACGGCTTCTATGTTCAGCGCCACAACAATCTGATTGGCAACCTTGCATGTTTGGCCATCACCATTTCCGCCAACAAGCGTAATGTTCTTGCCCATCAGCTCAAACAGAGGCTTGGCGACTGCAAACCCCTTTTCGGAGCCTCCGCACATAATTGTCAGAGTTGCGTTGATAGCACCGACCTCACCGCCAGACACGGGAGCGTCAACATACTCACATCCCAGACTATTAATTTTCTTTGCAAATTCCTTAGTCGCAACAGGCGAGATAGAACTCATGTCAATGACGGTTTTGCCCGCCGACAAGCCCATCGAAACACTGTTACCACCAAACAGAACCGCATCTACATGCGGTGTATCAGGCACCATGATGATGATGACATCATTTGCCTCAGCCACTTCCTTAGAGGACTTAGCAACTTTCACACCTTTGGCAACGAGTGTCGGCGCAACAGCCTTCGCGTCAAATGCAGTGATGTCGTGCCCTCCAGCAATCAAATGCTCCGCCATCGGAGCTCCCATAATTCCCGTTCCGATAAAACCGATCTTGGTCATACGACTTCTCTCCCTGTCATTTGCCACCACATTTGCATTGCCTTCCTCTTCATCGCACAGACGTCTCCGAACCAATCGATTTAACAAGAAGTCCCGGCTCGACGTAGCAACAAAAGTAGCGGCAACTGCCCTAACACCAAAACACCTACCACCAAAAAAATCGAAGCGCAACTTTTTTTAAAATATTCTCATTTTTTCAAATCAGAAAAATCTATTTTCTTTTAATTTATTGTTTTTATTATGTTATATAAATTTCTTGTAGTGATTAACTCTCCTGATTATGCAATATTATAGGCGCAAATGATATAAATCGAAGCGCTTCGATTTTTTAATCACCTCAATTTTTGCTGTGATTTCGGAGCTCACAGCAAGCACATCAAAGGAACCGGAACGAAAGGAAAGGGAGTGCGCGGCAAAGGCAGGATTGCCAGAGTTGCCAAGCTCTTACACTCGGTGTAGAAAACTTGACGGAGATGGAAAGAACGTGACTACGCCTCTCCAGTTGATCAGTCACGACCCAAAGCGGTCTGGCATACAAATTGTGACAGAACCGGGAATTGAAACGAGACCTCAATGAATGGTCAACCAACCACAAAAGCAACACTAGAAAGCGTTGCAAAACTTGCTGGCGTAGCCCCTTCAACGGTATCCCGTGTCTTGAACACACCAGACAAAGTGCCACAGAAGACACTCGATCGTGTCAATCAGGCAATCTCTCAAACCGGCTATGTACCCAATCTAATTGCAGGCAGCCTAGCCTCAAATCGCAGTCGATTGATCGCAGCCATCACACCAAGTATGGCAAACCTTGTCTATGCCGAGACGATGCAGAGCTTTTCCCGCGTTCTGAAGGACAATGGCTATGAGGTATTACTTGGGGAATCCGGATATGACCTTAAAGCTGAAGAGAAAATCGTAACAACCGTTTTAAGCAGGCGACCCGATGCGATTTTCCTAACCGGAATTCATCACACATTGGAGTGTCGCAGACGTCTACATTCGGCAGGGATACCGATTGTCGAATCTTGGGACATCACGCCAACGCCACTAGATCTTGTAGTTGGCTTTTCGCATGCCGAGGTCGGAAAATCAGTTGCCACCTATTTTTGCGACAAGGGATACACAAGTTTTAGCCTCGCCTCGGCTGGCGATCAGAGAGCCCATGTACGCGCCGAAGCTTATCTAAAGGAACTGTCTGCGCGAGGGCAAACCGATATAACACCAGTTATCAGAGAACCCTCCCCCAGCGTTGCTCTCGGGCGTTCCATCATGTCCGACTTGCTAGACCAAAAGAAAACACCGTTTGCCGTTTTCTGCAGCTCTGACGTTGTAGCACTCGGTGCGCTGTTTGAAGTTTTGGCTCGCGGACTGTCAATACCAGACGATGTTGCCATTATGGGATTCGGCAACCAAAATTTTGCCATGTACACCCATCCGGCGTTATCAACTGTTCGGGTCGACTGTATTAACATGGGAGAAAAGTCGGCCCAAATGCTGTTGGCGAGATTACAAAATGAACAAACTGAAGGCCATTCATTCGATGTGGGATTTGAGATATTGGCAAGAGAAACGTCCTGAACAACTATACCACATGTACAGGCAAGCCCCCCCCCCTCCAAACGGAGAGACGGATTTCAAAAGCGGCCAACTTGGATGCACACGCGTGAGACAGTCGAGACCAAATTCTCGAGGAAATTTGGGTAGAGGCCGATTAAGGCCCTGTCGCAAACTTTTGTCGTTAACCAGGATTTGAGATTTGTGCGGTGAGAAGGTGCTCCGATTTATTGAAGGAGCGTCGTATGATTCTCAATGCCATTGCCGAAAAGCTGAAACGAAAATCGAAAGATGACTTCAAAGGCAGACAATTTGAGGCGTGGCTGATCATTCAGGCGGTATCTTGGTATCTGCGTTACCCGTTGAGCTATCGGGATCTCGAAGAAATGTTCCTTGAGCGCGGCTTTGAAGTTGACCATAGCACAATCAACCGATGGGTTCTGACCTACGCTCCCTTGATCGAGAAACGGTTGCGTCGGTTTCGCAAACCCCATTGCGGGTCTATTCGGGTGGATGAAACTTACATCAAGGTGCGGGGGAAGTGGAAATATCTGTACCGAGCCATAGATAAGCACGGCAATCCCGTGGATTTTCTGCTCACCGCCAATAGAGATCTTGATGCAGCAAAGCGTTTCTTCAACAAAATGCTCAAGGATGAGCCGCTCCTGTCGCCGGGCAAGATCGGCACTGACGGTGCCAACACATTCCCGTCAACGATCAAACAATCGGTCGACAAAGGCCACCTGCGGCCGGACCCAGTCCATTATGTTACCAAGCATCTGCAGCAGCGTATTGAGAGTGATCATTTCAGGGTAAAGAAGAATATGCCCAGGATTGGTGGTTTCCGATCCTTCCATGCTGCGAGACGAACCATCGCTGGTTTCGAAGCCATGCTGTGGCTTAAGAAGGGCTTCGACTTCGCGGAGACATGGACCGTTCGCGAACAGAATGATCTCATTGCTCTCCTCTTTGGACTTCAAAAAGTTAACGAAGCATGAAAATGACGCTGATCACAGCACAAACAGGGCCTGATTGAAACTTTGCGACGCGCCCGTATATTTCCTCAGTCTGACTCGCTACCTTTATGTGAATAGCTGCCGCAGTCTTAGCGGACTTTGCGACGTGCCCCCAGAGAACGTCAGGACTTGCCTTACAAACCAGTTGACTTCTGTCAACCATTGACTTACATTTGAGTTATGATAAAGAGCATTCGACATAAGGGTCTGAAGGCCTATTGGACCAAGGGACAGACAAAAGGTCTAAACTCAGATTGGCTACCGAAGATCCGGATTATCATGTCGGCTCTCGACGCTGCTGATGAACCGGAAGAGATGGACTTTCCGGGTTCTCGCTTTCATAGCCTGAAAGGAGATATGGGTGACTATTTCTCAGTTCGGCTCACAGGGAACTTCCGGGTCATCTTTCAGTTCGACGGCGAAGGTTTCATTCTGGTTGATATCAAGGACTATCACTAATGATCAATAAACACGTATCCGTTTCAGCAACACACCCTGGCGAGCTACTTAGAGAAATCATCTTGCCTGATATTCCGATGAGCAAGGTAGCGATTGCTGAAGCTCTGCAGATCTCCCGCCAGACGCTGTATGACATTCTCAATGAGAAACAGCCCATCACGGCTGAGATGGCTATTCGCTTTGGCAAGCTCCTCGGCAATGGAGCTAGCTTTTGGCTGAACATGCAGCGCAGCTATGATTTGGAGAAGGCAAAACTATCGATCGATGTTTCCTCCATTCCAACAATCAAGGCGGCCAGCTGATCCAAACACATTTCTGTAGTGGCGTATGGACCTAAGCAGCAGTCTATAGCGTCGTCTATAAATTTATAACATAGTAGACAGCGCCTATCGGTGCCGATAACATGTCTCTTAAATCGGAAATCGCATCATTAATAGACAGCGCGTCTATAAATCGATTTAGGAGACAGTTTCATGCGTCTGTTCGGCTATGCTCGGGTTTCGACCTCCCAACAGTCCCTCGATGGACAGATGAAGGCACTCAAAGAGGCTGGCGTTCGAGAGAACAGGATCTTCTCCGACAAAGCGACCGGCTCCAACCTCAATCGATCCGGACTTGATCTACTCCGCCTCAAGGTGGAAGAAGGCGATGCCATTCTGATCAAGAAGCTGGATCGCCTCGGGCGCAATACAGAAGACATGATTACGCTCATCAAAGAATTCGATGCGATGCGTGTTTCGATCCGGTTTCTGGATGATGGCATCAGCACCGAAGGAACGATGGGAAAGATGGTCGTCACCATCTTATCGGCGGTGGCCGATGCTGAACGGCAAAGGATCCTGGAGCGGACCAATGAGGGGCGGCTGGAAGCAAAAGCCAAAGGCGTTCGTTTTGGTCGTAAGCCAAGCGTGGACCGTAAGGCCGTTCGCTCTCTCCATGCTCAAGGCGTCGGCGCAACCGAGATTGCCAATCGGCTGAAGATCGGTCGTTCAACTGTCTATAAGGTGCTGACGGATTAGAAGCCACCCCCTTTCGGGAAGGCAGCAATCCGAGTAATTGCATATCCCTAGAAATCGGTAGGAATAGTTCTTACCTTGAGCTATAGTGTCTTTAACCGAAGGGATTGAACTATGCCAAGTACCAAACGGTCTTTTATCGTCGGTGATCGCTATGACGCCTTCATTGCTCAACAGATAGAAGAAGGACGTTTCAATAATGCCAGCGAGGTTGTGCGAGCAGGCTTGAGAATGCTTGAGGATTATGAGACACGCCTTGCAGAAGCCCGTGCATTAGTTGATGCAGCAGACGCTGAAATTGCAGCAGGCAAAGGTATCGAATACGCAAACACCCAAAGCCTGACAGAAGACATTATCAAGCGGGGGATGGTGCGATTAGCCCAAAAAGATTAGTTCTTGCCCCCAAAGCGCAAGATGACCTCACGGGGATATTCGTTTACATCGCCCAAGAAGAAGACGTTGGCACAGCAGCAACCTTTGTTGCCGACCTAACAGCCAAAATTCAATGGATTGCCGACACTGACTTCCCCGGCGTTCCTCGCGACTGGATCCGTCCAGGCTTGAAGGCTCTTCCCTATCGCAAACGTTGCATATATTTCCGCACCGATGAAGACACTGTCACCGTTTTGCGCATCATTCACGGACGACAAGACGTTGAGGCGCAGGAGTTTGGATAGGGCACAGAAGGCGAAAGCCGTCATTCAGAGTGTCTTTGAGCGCATCGGGGCTTGGGCAGACCATTCGGGCGGATTGCCGACATTTCCTGCGGATGCGAGATCTCCGGTCCTTCAGGCCAAAGCGGCCATTCGAGGTATCCCGGTTCCAGACCTGGCAGCAGCGGCAAGGTCGGGCGGGGACCGAACCTTCGCTGGAATTGCTGGAGTGGGGCCGCGTGCAGACAATCAGCAGCTGGACTGGGCAACACGAACGCGTCACACAACAATTTCAATTCTTTGTCCGGAGCTGGCCTTCAGAAGTCATTCCAGAACTGCTTAAATGCCTCCATGAAAGTGTTGTGATTATCCGGCGACCAGCACACCGAATGCCCTTGGCGGAGTAGCCAATGGATGCCGTTGGCGCAGGTAAGCTGTGATTTGTCCTGTATCCCGTAAATGTGGTTGAAGCAGTTGATGACCGTCTGCTGGAAGTTGGTGCCAAAAAGGTTGTTGGGCACGTTGTAGAGCATGCCCTCCAAGAAGTATGAAGGGGCAATTCCATCCTGCAACCGTCCCTCGTTGATCATTCGGTTCCGGATGTTCTTGAATATGCGCACCGTGGGCTTGAAATAGCCGTTCGTGTTCTGGTGTTTGGTTGTGCAGTTGGAGGAGTGCTGCTTGGGGTAATTGATGATCTGCTCGCCGTCCTTGGACCAAAACATGATACCTTCAAGGTACGACGGATTTCCGTTGGCCGGATAGTTGTGGTAAATGCGGTGCTCTGCGCAAGCTAGCACATCTGCATCACGGCGGTTATTGTTGCCGGGGACGTAGATCGCCTTGCTGCCGGCTTTGACACCTTGGCCAAGGTTCTTGGTCAGCCAATCCGTCACCTCTTCCTTGAACGTTCCTAGCGAGTATTCCGCCGTCGAGCGGTTTTGGTCGTAGTTGGCTTTGTCACCCTGAGAGAGAGCGTCCGTGTCGGAATAAAATACTGACGTGAGCCGAATGACTACATCCACGTCACTGTCGGCCCAAACGTTCGTATCGTTACCATACGAACCCTGCAGAAAGGTGTCGAAGCTCTTCAGACAATACGGCGATCCTGTGTCGTTGAGTACACCGCTGATCGTCTTGTAAGTGGCTGCTGACTGCTGGATGCTCCCTTGAGCCGACCACGTTTCCAACTGGTTCTCATTAACAGCCATTTTAGTATCCATTACAGGAGAAATTTTTTCAGGGTGGCTTCGTTATTTGCGTAGGATTCCCGCCCGCGTTGGCGCAATATATTCAGCTTCTTCAGGTCGTGTTCGAACAGATCTGTTGCCATCTCCGGTTGCTCGAAGGTGTCGTTGACCCGCACCGTCGGCACGTCTTTGAAAAGGATGGTACGGAGCTGGTCCATTGACTGCGTGTTGATTTCCAGTGTCTTTTGCAGGAGTTGCACGCTGAGCAGGTACTTCGCCCACCACATCTTGCTGAAGAGAGAGGGCTTTGGGCTCGGATATATCCCAACGCCGATGCTGACCACCCTGAGATATTGGCGGGGAACGTTCAGGCTGCCGGTTGCATCAGCAATTGCGTACAGAGTCGGGTTATTGGCACAATACCCTCCATCGACTAACTCCACCTCGTCGCCGTCTGCGGTAGTGATGGTTTTGGGAGAGAAGAAGGGGTAGGCAGAGCAAGAAGCTTGCACGGCGTCGCCTATGGTCACGCCGAAACCCGGAAGGAAGGTCCCTTTTCGGCCGTGGGCCTGTTCCATGCTACCTTTGAAGATCATGGGGCGCTCGATGGCCCATTTCGTGGTCACGATGCCTACCGCCGTCTTTACGGCGTCAAACTTCTGATCATTGAAGATTTCCTTTGCTAACGCCGCCAGCTTGGCCGACTTCTGTTCAGGCGTCTTGAGCCGCATAATCTCTGGTACATACGTTTTGTAGTGCATATGGATTTCATCGACTGACATTCCAACTGCGATCATTGACGCAATGATGGCTCCGGTGCTGGTGCCAAATACCAGGTCGAATTTTTCGTGAAGTCTGCAGCCGACAAGCCCTTCAATTTCGGCAAGGACGCCAAGCGTGTAGAACCCCTTTGCACCACCGCCGTCTAGGCTGAGGATACGATATGGCCCGATTCTTTGCTTTGAGTCGGTCAAGCGACGGCCCTCCAAGAATGCAACTATAACTGAATTCTGGAGTCCGGCCAGAAAGGTGATCGATTGTCCACAGTATACCTGCTGGAGTAGGCTGCGACTGAGCCATGGACCAGCTTTGGCTGCAGATTTTAAAGATGCCAGTTAACATCGCCGTCGGTACAACCGCCTCCGATCAGGATGCCCTTTTTCATCAGAGACGACTAAAACCCGATTGCGGGCGCAACAGATAGGTAAGGCGCATTGTCTTCGCGAACCACTTTCAAGGATCAGCTGCTGGGCCTGATGAAGCGCTACCACGACATCCGCTTTCAGTGCCCAAGGTCTGCTTAGGGGCCGAGGCTGCTGTTCATAAGCCTTGATAACTGTTCGTAAACACGGATTAGCACAACAAAGCATGCTCAGAAATTGGAACCCAAAACAAACCATAAAAGGGTAGTGCAGCGAACACCAACGTTAAGCGGTTCACTCTGTCAGCCGGTCAGGTGACCAGATCAGAGCCGCGAGGGCGCAGTACAGGTTGGAGCGTTGCTCGATTTCCTTCCACCCGAATTTCTTATGGGATTCAAACGCCATTTTATGCGTCTTTATTGCCTTCAGCACACCGGGATTGTTCTTGTAGAAATCCGGATGCAGCGATTGGGAGAGCGCATTGGCTTTTAGGTAATGCGGCAGCTTCTTCCTATACGGATCATCTCCGAGGCTGGCGTTCACCTTCTTGGGCAACAGCAGCAGCCCGCCAATATAGTTGCGCCATTCCTCAAATGCTGCGGCGTCCTCGAACTCGTCAGTGAACATCTCAAACTTGTCGGCGAGGATGTGTTCAACCTCATAAGCGTTCTTGCCGGAGCGGACGATGTAATCCTCGTACCTCCCTGGCTCCCCTGCTTGCCGTTCCAGCCAGTCGGTGAAGCGGGCCAATTGCCGGTGGATCGCTTTGGAGGTGAACTGATTGAGCCGCACCGAGTATTCGAAGTCGATCTCTTCGAACTCTTCCTCCAGCCGTTTGTGAAGCGCCTGCCGCACCTCGGCTAATGTCTTGCCCCGGATGCTGCGGATCACGGTGAAGGCTGCATACTGCATCTGGGAATAGCTGTTGGATTTGTAGTTCCAGAAGCGGACGTTCAGCCAACTATCGATGAAGTCGGCAACAACGCCCATCTTGGCTTTGGCGGTGTCTTTGTCGTCATCCGCATTCACCGCCGAGAGGATGATATGGTACTGGAGCGTGAAGCCCGCATCGGCGTTGTACTTGACACTCTCCAGCCCCTTCTTGCGGGTGGCCGACGCCTTGAGGAGCCGCAAATATAGGTCCGCGAAGATGCGCATGTTCTTGATGACGAACTGGTAGAAATCATCGCTTGCGTTCAGCCCCACCTCTTTGGCGTTGTTGCGTATCCAGCGGTGATACTCCGTGCCGATCAGCTCGAAGTCTTCGTTCTTGGCTTCCTTTTTTCGCTCCCTTATCCTCTTGGCATATTGCGACCGCAGCCAGGCTTTGAAGAAGTCTGCCTCGGTGTTGTCGCCAAACTCGGCGAACTTGGTCAGGTAAGATTTGATCAGCTTGTCCGCTTCAAGCCGCTTGTCCGGGTCTTCGATATTGGCCAGAAGATAGCCCTTGAGCATATCTGTAGGGGTTAGGGAAAGGCCCCTGTCGTTCATCGTCTCGAAGATCGTGTAAGCGTCGCCATCGTCGTTCGCGGTGATCTCGATCAGCTTCACGTTTCGAATGATCCACCAGATGAACATGTTGAGTTCGTCAGGCGACATGGACTTCGGGAAGATGTCATCGAGATCGTCGTAACGGTCCACCAGATTGCGAACAGAGTCGGATTTGCCCTCGGGGTTGTAGCTTTCGCCATTAAGAAGGGCTGACATGCAGTCGTTACGTTCCGGGATATCAAGCTTGAACTTGGGGCCACCTGGGTCCTCGTCAAAGACCAGCTGCTCGATCTTGTTGACCTTCTTCGTGTGGTCCTGCTGCAGATGGTTCAGATAGATCAAAAGCAGCGTCAACGTCGTTATGCGCTGTTGTCCATCAACGATGTTGCGCACATCGCTCGCCTTGCTGATAACAATGGAGCCGAGGAAGTATTTCGACTGCTTTTCCAGTGGTATGCCGGGGGTCCAGGTCTGCGCAAACTGGCCGTAAAGGTCATCAACTAGTTCTTGAAGCTGCTTTCGCTTCCACCGGTATTCACGCTGGTAGTAGTCGATCCCAAATGCAGACCCAGAAAGCAGTACTTCGAGTGTTTTATCGTCACCTTGGATATCCTGCATTGTGCTGCCTCTTTTGGTGGAAATCGAATAATCGTTTTAATACCATCCAGACTATTATACAACTTTATCTAATTGGTAAAAAATCAACAAGCGGAGTGTTAAATGCGCCTCTGTGGAGACGCCATCTTGACCCAGCTCGTTCGAGCCCACCGCATAACCTCCTATTCACCCAAAATTCTTTTGTCTGATTTGGTTAGCAACTTCTTGAATCTTGTATCACCAGAAAATGGCGGCTCTCGTCCCTGTTTGCAAAGACACTTTTGGCGGCATCGGAATGCTGAGTTGCCCTCAATACCCGACAGGTATTTTCCGCTTTCAGTCCACGGAAAATGTTGCGGTTTGAATGAATGGCAGCAATGGGAAAATCACCTCGAGGTTCATGAAGACTGGCGAGAATCCGCTAATGAGATGTTGCAACGCGGGATCAATTCGCTAATGAATGCCGGCAAAGGGCCGCGATTGAAAATCGCTTGCTTGCTGGGCGATTGTCAAATTCAGGCGTGCCGACTCTGTCTGGTTCGAGCCCAACTCAACTATTTGACACATTGCAGCGAGCGTCTTGTAACGTTTAGGTTGTAATATTGCACCATCTCCCCACTCATCTGTTAATTCTCTAGGAAATCCAATCGGAGTCATCCATATGAACATTGAAGCTTGCGTTGATGATTACAAACGTATTTACCGCCCGCTCTCGCAAGTCGAGAAGGACTTCTATTCGAAGCAACAAACCCTCTCAAATGTGATAAGTGTGGCTGCAAATTGCCGATGCTCCAACGGTAAGAAGCACACACATCAGAATCGTATTCCAGTCTCGGTCCTACGTGAGGCCGAACAACAATTACTTGCCCATCAGGATACCCTAAAAGCTGCTCAGGACTTCGCAACATTGCATGGTCGGATTGATACCCTCATTGGGTCGATCAAAGGTATCGGCGAACTTGCAGTCTATGATATCGCTTATCGCATTGCTGCTTTCCTCAGATTTGAACCGGATCAAGTATACCTTCACGCGGGTACGCGTGAAGGTGCCGCAGCGCTCGGGTTTTCCGGCAGATTGATCGAAAAGCATCAGCTACCCGCATTCGCACAGCTGACTGCGGCAGAAATTGAAGATTGCCTTTGTATCTATAAAGATGATCTTTCTGGGCAAGGTAATTCTTCTGCCTTGTGCAGCGGTGAAACGAGGGTGTCAGCCTGTAAACCGACTAAGGCTCGGTCAAAACGCGGCTGCTAAGCCTTCTTGCTCGCGTCTGATGCAGGGCATAGGGCATTGATCTTGGTTAAGACCAGTGAGCCGCGTAGATATCACAAACTCTGAGCTTCAGCCGAAAGCGATCCTTCGAACAACGATATTTTTGTCCGCCCAAAATGCTGCAAAATGAACGAATGGCTGCAATGGAGAAGCAGGCTTTTAGGATGTAATCCCTAGCGAATGTCGCCTATGGTCCGCGATTGCAAATCACCAGCCTGGATGAGCGTTTTCACATGATGATGCACCGCAGCAGTCCGCAAGGAGCCCAAGTTGGACATTGAAATTGGAGGGACCTTTTGCATGCGCGAAAGGGGCACCCGGAAACCGCGGCCCAATCCGGTCATTCAGTTTTCGTTATGATCCTAGAAGCGATATCCTTATTTCGGACATTCGAACAAACCGCTGCAATTTCAACACCCTGATTGAAAGTGGCGGCCTCAACCTGTCATTCAGCACATTGGAAACCAATGTATGATTTGGGATCAAAAGCTGAAGCAAGAGGTAGTACCACGATATGATATGACCTCTGGCCTTCTCTATCCGCAGCATTCAGCCTTTTAGCCAACCTTCGAGTTTGCTCTCATCGGGCAGACCACCAGAATGAACCAGCTTACCATCGACCGAAATGCCGGGTGTCGACATTACACCAGCCATGGCAATTTCTTTCGGATCGGTGACTTTATCAATAGTGGCTTCAAGGCCGAGCTTTTCTGCTGCATCACGCATCATCTGAGCGGTTGTTTCGCACCGTTTGCAGCCGGGACCATAGACCTTTACCTGTTTCATATCAGTGTCTTTCCTTGATTTTGTGTATCTAGAATATCGCGTTGAAGAGGAACCCGACGGCCAATATGCCGCAGCTCACCACTGCAATGAAAACCGCGATTAGGCGAAGCGTCAGAACTTGCCTGAGGATCAGCATCTCGGGCATCGAAAGTGCGATCACGCTCATCATGAAAGCAAGGACGGTCCCGAGCGCAGCCCCCTTGCCCAGCAATGCCTCGACAATGGGAATGACGCCTGCCGCATTGGTGTAAAGGGGAACGCCCATCACAACGGCAACCGGGACCGACCACCAGGCATCAGCGCCCATAATGTCAATCATCAAATCCTGCGGAACATAACCGTGGATGAGAGCGCCAACACCAATACCGAGGATGATCCATAGCCAGACCTTGGCAAGAATCTCCTTCACCGCTTCAAAGCCCAATTTATAGCGGTCATGAAGGGTAAGGTTTTCTGCTGCAAAGTCAGTTGGGGCATTGGCTCCTGAATGGATTTCACGAACCCAATCCTGCAGCCATCCTTCGAGTTTGAGTTTGCCGATGATCCAACCCGCGACGATGGCGATCCCCAATCCGAAGAAGAGGTAGGTCAGAGCAACATTCCAACCCACGAGCCCGACAAGAAGGATGAGAGCGACCTCATTGACCATCGGAGCCGCAATCAGAAAGGAGAATGTGACACCGAGCGGCACGCCGGCCGAGACGAAACCGATAAACAGAGGCACGGCGGAGCAGGAGCAGAATGGTGTCAGAATACCCAGTCCCGCAGACAGTACATTGCCGACCCCCTCTCGCTTGCCGGAGAGAAGCGCTCTGGTTTTTTCCGCACTAAACCAGGACCGCACAACCCCCATGGCAAACACGATGAGGGTCAGAAGCATCAGGACCTTGGGGACATCATAGAAGAAGAAGGCAATGGCTTCGCCTGTGTGGCTATGACGCTCGATGGGAAAGAGTGAAGTGATGGCTTCAGAGAGAGGAATGAGCTGATTGTAGACTACCCACCAAAGGCCAATCGCTACGACTGTTCCCAGAATGAGCAAGACTGGTCCTTGTTTGCCAGATTTTGAAACCGAATTGCCAGTACCATCCGCCGTAGA encodes:
- a CDS encoding DUF262 domain-containing protein, producing the protein MQDIQGDDKTLEVLLSGSAFGIDYYQREYRWKRKQLQELVDDLYGQFAQTWTPGIPLEKQSKYFLGSIVISKASDVRNIVDGQQRITTLTLLLIYLNHLQQDHTKKVNKIEQLVFDEDPGGPKFKLDIPERNDCMSALLNGESYNPEGKSDSVRNLVDRYDDLDDIFPKSMSPDELNMFIWWIIRNVKLIEITANDDGDAYTIFETMNDRGLSLTPTDMLKGYLLANIEDPDKRLEADKLIKSYLTKFAEFGDNTEADFFKAWLRSQYAKRIRERKKEAKNEDFELIGTEYHRWIRNNAKEVGLNASDDFYQFVIKNMRIFADLYLRLLKASATRKKGLESVKYNADAGFTLQYHIILSAVNADDDKDTAKAKMGVVADFIDSWLNVRFWNYKSNSYSQMQYAAFTVIRSIRGKTLAEVRQALHKRLEEEFEEIDFEYSVRLNQFTSKAIHRQLARFTDWLERQAGEPGRYEDYIVRSGKNAYEVEHILADKFEMFTDEFEDAAAFEEWRNYIGGLLLLPKKVNASLGDDPYRKKLPHYLKANALSQSLHPDFYKNNPGVLKAIKTHKMAFESHKKFGWKEIEQRSNLYCALAALIWSPDRLTE
- a CDS encoding patatin-like phospholipase family protein: MTDSKQRIGPYRILSLDGGGAKGFYTLGVLAEIEGLVGCRLHEKFDLVFGTSTGAIIASMIAVGMSVDEIHMHYKTYVPEIMRLKTPEQKSAKLAALAKEIFNDQKFDAVKTAVGIVTTKWAIERPMIFKGSMEQAHGRKGTFLPGFGVTIGDAVQASCSAYPFFSPKTITTADGDEVELVDGGYCANNPTLYAIADATGSLNVPRQYLRVVSIGVGIYPSPKPSLFSKMWWAKYLLSVQLLQKTLEINTQSMDQLRTILFKDVPTVRVNDTFEQPEMATDLFEHDLKKLNILRQRGRESYANNEATLKKFLL
- a CDS encoding thioredoxin family protein; the encoded protein is MKQVKVYGPGCKRCETTAQMMRDAAEKLGLEATIDKVTDPKEIAMAGVMSTPGISVDGKLVHSGGLPDESKLEGWLKG
- a CDS encoding permease — protein: MLEATSTADGTGNSVSKSGKQGPVLLILGTVVAIGLWWVVYNQLIPLSEAITSLFPIERHSHTGEAIAFFFYDVPKVLMLLTLIVFAMGVVRSWFSAEKTRALLSGKREGVGNVLSAGLGILTPFCSCSAVPLFIGFVSAGVPLGVTFSFLIAAPMVNEVALILLVGLVGWNVALTYLFFGLGIAIVAGWIIGKLKLEGWLQDWVREIHSGANAPTDFAAENLTLHDRYKLGFEAVKEILAKVWLWIILGIGVGALIHGYVPQDLMIDIMGADAWWSVPVAVVMGVPLYTNAAGVIPIVEALLGKGAALGTVLAFMMSVIALSMPEMLILRQVLTLRLIAVFIAVVSCGILAVGFLFNAIF